A single region of the Streptomyces sp. NBC_01262 genome encodes:
- a CDS encoding 30S ribosomal protein bS22, protein MGSVIKKRRKRMAKKKHRKLLKRTRVQRRNKK, encoded by the coding sequence GTGGGCTCTGTCATCAAGAAGCGGCGCAAGCGTATGGCCAAGAAGAAGCACCGCAAGCTGCTGAAGCGGACGCGTGTGCAGCGTCGCAACAAGAAGTAA
- a CDS encoding helix-turn-helix domain-containing protein, translating to MASSERPLNEVVFLTVAEVAAVMRVSKMTVYRLVHSGHLPAIRVGRSFRVPEQAVHDYLRESYVGVGETA from the coding sequence ATGGCTTCTAGCGAGAGGCCTCTCAACGAGGTCGTGTTCCTGACCGTGGCTGAGGTCGCCGCGGTAATGCGAGTGTCCAAGATGACCGTGTACCGGCTGGTGCACAGCGGTCATCTGCCGGCGATCCGAGTGGGCCGGTCCTTCCGGGTCCCGGAGCAAGCCGTCCATGACTATCTTCGTGAGTCCTACGTGGGAGTGGGGGAAACTGCCTGA
- a CDS encoding phosphatase — MLSVGALRAHLLAAHLAGPIATLREKSLRSYRLFAAGDPRQRLGLDPERGWTVGELLRLMAEKCGVSPDPGHTSGHDVIDPDRTLAALDAFADRIRSAADHREPVLLGTGHPQRLHGFYAGLAGALSAAGCEVLTPSHGRCIDMPTQFGLRQHNLWYVGGVAVVRPAPTSAPGCEPGVHTHSPLPVRVALAGSGGPGGPLPSLVVGDHGWVCGAGQLGIEAIGLADSDDPAVFVAQAEGRVSVVVPLDDAVRSDYYRPLTRYVLNRACLSQ; from the coding sequence GTGCTGAGTGTCGGCGCGCTGCGCGCGCACCTCCTGGCGGCTCATCTGGCGGGGCCGATCGCTACGTTGCGGGAGAAGAGCCTGCGGAGCTACCGGCTGTTCGCCGCGGGGGATCCGCGGCAGCGGCTGGGGCTGGATCCGGAGCGGGGGTGGACCGTGGGGGAGCTGCTGCGGTTGATGGCGGAGAAATGTGGCGTATCGCCGGACCCGGGCCACACTTCAGGGCATGATGTGATCGACCCGGACCGGACGCTGGCGGCCTTGGACGCGTTTGCGGACCGGATCCGATCGGCGGCGGACCACAGGGAACCCGTACTGCTCGGGACGGGACATCCGCAACGGCTGCATGGGTTCTACGCCGGATTGGCGGGGGCCCTGTCGGCGGCGGGATGTGAGGTCCTCACACCATCGCATGGTCGATGTATCGACATGCCGACGCAATTCGGTCTACGCCAGCACAATCTCTGGTACGTAGGCGGCGTCGCGGTCGTACGTCCCGCGCCCACCTCCGCGCCCGGGTGTGAGCCGGGGGTGCACACGCACTCCCCCCTCCCGGTTCGGGTCGCGCTCGCGGGGTCGGGCGGGCCCGGCGGGCCGCTGCCGAGCCTCGTGGTGGGGGACCACGGCTGGGTCTGCGGAGCAGGTCAGCTGGGTATTGAAGCCATTGGGCTGGCGGATTCCGACGATCCGGCGGTGTTCGTGGCGCAGGCGGAGGGGCGGGTGTCCGTTGTGGTTCCGCTTGATGACGCTGTGCGGTCCGATTACTACCGACCGCTTACGCGCTATGTACTCAATCGAGCGTGTCTGTCACAGTAG
- a CDS encoding acetoin utilization protein AcuC translates to MSGRAQLMWDEQVTGYDFGPGHPMDPVRLALTIGLVRDFGLDRAPGVTVTAAPGAGDSTLQLVHRPEYVAAVRRASADPKAAEIEYGIGTEDNPAFAGMHEASALIAGQSVGAAEAVWRGEVAHAVNFAGGLHHAMPGSASGFCVYNDAAVAIARLLELGAERVVYVDVDVHHGDGVQAVFWDDPRVLTISLHEHPRTLFPQTGWPEESGGPGAEGSAVNVALPAGTGDAGWLRAFHAVVPELVTAFRPQVLVTQHGADTHFEDPLAHLAVSLDAQRAVMEACHELAHVHAEGRWVALGGGGYEVVEVVPRSWTHLVAIAAGAPVPPEAETPEEWRQEVYRRTMRVAPLRMTDGRDARWRGFHDAGYDPADRLDQAVLATRRAVFPAHGLLP, encoded by the coding sequence ATGAGCGGCCGCGCACAGCTGATGTGGGATGAGCAGGTAACGGGCTACGACTTCGGTCCCGGTCACCCGATGGATCCGGTGCGACTCGCACTGACCATCGGGCTGGTCCGGGACTTCGGCCTGGACCGGGCGCCGGGTGTCACGGTCACCGCGGCCCCGGGGGCCGGGGACTCGACGTTGCAGCTGGTGCACCGGCCGGAGTACGTGGCCGCGGTGCGGCGGGCGTCGGCCGATCCGAAGGCGGCCGAGATCGAGTACGGGATCGGTACGGAGGACAATCCGGCGTTCGCGGGGATGCATGAGGCGTCGGCACTCATCGCGGGGCAGTCGGTGGGCGCGGCGGAGGCGGTGTGGCGCGGGGAGGTCGCGCACGCGGTGAACTTCGCGGGCGGCCTGCATCACGCCATGCCCGGGTCGGCTTCCGGTTTCTGCGTGTACAACGACGCGGCGGTGGCGATCGCGCGGCTGCTGGAGCTCGGCGCGGAGCGGGTCGTGTACGTGGATGTGGATGTGCATCACGGGGACGGGGTCCAGGCGGTCTTCTGGGACGACCCGCGGGTGCTGACGATCTCGCTCCATGAACACCCGCGGACCCTGTTTCCGCAGACCGGCTGGCCGGAGGAGAGCGGGGGCCCGGGGGCGGAGGGCTCGGCGGTGAATGTGGCGCTGCCGGCGGGGACGGGTGACGCGGGGTGGCTGCGGGCGTTCCACGCGGTGGTGCCGGAGCTGGTGACGGCGTTCCGGCCGCAGGTGCTGGTGACGCAGCACGGCGCGGACACGCACTTCGAGGACCCGCTGGCGCATCTGGCAGTGAGCCTGGATGCGCAGCGAGCGGTGATGGAGGCGTGTCACGAACTGGCGCATGTGCATGCGGAGGGCCGCTGGGTCGCGCTGGGCGGAGGCGGCTACGAGGTGGTGGAGGTGGTGCCGCGCTCGTGGACGCACCTGGTGGCGATCGCGGCCGGGGCGCCGGTGCCGCCGGAGGCGGAGACGCCTGAGGAGTGGCGGCAGGAGGTGTACCGGCGGACGATGCGGGTGGCGCCCTTGCGCATGACGGATGGACGGGACGCCCGTTGGCGGGGGTTCCATGACGCCGGGTACGACCCGGCGGACCGGCTGGACCAGGCGGTGCTCGCCACGCGGCGTGCGGTGTTCCCGGCGCACGGGCTGCTGCCGTAG
- a CDS encoding MFS transporter, whose amino-acid sequence MDGIDGRLRHGRASLAVSFFAQGAVFALLVTRIPALQDRYGVSDALLPLFLAAVPILAGVGSVTAEHVVKRIRPSLVLRWVQPAVCLALVGAGSGDAMWELALSLAAFGLCVGALDASMNMLGVSLQHAYGRSIMLGFHAAFSLGGIVGASLAWVGAHWHLELVVLYGPVVAVLIPLVIVAGRWYLDANETVKPAEGTVQAAVPVAMKLLMPLCMVLAFAYIGDATVSNWSAKYLQDTLHSSDQLSTVPYNVYMVMTLLGRSVGDLGVRRFGAVAVVRAGTVVSVAGFAVVAAAPGAWVGMLGFTLLGLGLCVIVPQTFAAAGRLFPGASDAAIARLNIFNYVGFLVGSPLVGALGDAWSYRGAMLVPMVLVAATLLYARSFDADPARYGVGHERPRTADVG is encoded by the coding sequence ATGGACGGCATCGACGGCAGATTGCGGCATGGACGGGCTTCGCTGGCCGTCAGTTTCTTCGCGCAGGGCGCGGTTTTCGCTCTGCTCGTGACCCGGATACCCGCGCTCCAGGACCGCTACGGGGTCAGCGACGCGCTGTTGCCGTTGTTCCTGGCGGCGGTTCCGATCCTGGCCGGGGTCGGGAGCGTGACGGCTGAGCATGTGGTCAAGAGGATCAGGCCGTCGCTGGTGTTGAGGTGGGTGCAGCCGGCGGTGTGCCTGGCGCTGGTGGGCGCCGGCTCGGGCGATGCGATGTGGGAGCTTGCGCTGTCGCTGGCGGCGTTCGGGCTGTGCGTGGGGGCGCTGGACGCGTCGATGAACATGCTCGGGGTGAGCCTGCAGCACGCGTACGGCCGGAGCATCATGCTGGGCTTCCACGCGGCGTTCAGCCTGGGCGGGATTGTGGGGGCGTCGCTGGCGTGGGTCGGGGCGCACTGGCATCTGGAGCTCGTCGTGCTGTACGGGCCGGTGGTGGCGGTGCTGATTCCGCTGGTGATCGTGGCGGGGCGTTGGTACCTGGACGCGAACGAGACGGTGAAGCCTGCTGAGGGGACCGTGCAGGCGGCTGTGCCGGTCGCGATGAAGCTGCTGATGCCGTTGTGCATGGTGCTGGCCTTCGCGTACATCGGCGATGCGACGGTGTCGAACTGGAGCGCGAAGTATCTGCAGGACACCCTGCACAGCTCGGACCAGCTGTCGACGGTCCCGTACAACGTCTACATGGTCATGACGCTGCTCGGCCGGTCGGTGGGGGACCTCGGGGTGCGGCGGTTCGGGGCGGTGGCGGTGGTGCGGGCCGGGACGGTGGTGTCGGTGGCCGGGTTCGCGGTGGTGGCGGCGGCGCCGGGGGCGTGGGTGGGGATGCTGGGGTTCACGCTGCTGGGGCTGGGGCTGTGCGTGATCGTGCCGCAGACGTTCGCGGCGGCGGGGCGGCTGTTCCCGGGGGCGTCGGACGCGGCCATCGCGCGGCTGAACATCTTCAATTACGTGGGCTTCCTGGTGGGCTCGCCGCTGGTGGGCGCGCTGGGTGACGCGTGGAGCTACCGGGGCGCGATGCTGGTGCCGATGGTGCTGGTGGCGGCGACGCTGCTGTATGCCCGCTCGTTCGATGCCGATCCGGCCAGATACGGTGTCGGCCATGAGCGGCCGCGCACAGCTGATGTGGGATGA
- a CDS encoding HAD family hydrolase, producing MRYDLVIFDNDGVLVDSETISNRILAEYLTEVGCPTTYEESIRDYMGSAMHRVHDLVEERMGRRLPADFDERFHRKVFDAFRRDLQPVPGVDAVLEKLEANGVPYCVASSGSHERIRVGLGTTGLYERFGEERIFSSQDVGRGKPAPDLFLHAARVMGVAPERCAVVEDSPLGVEAAVAAGMDVYGFTGMTPAAKLADATARFGEMGELPGLLLG from the coding sequence ATGCGCTATGACCTGGTCATCTTCGACAATGACGGCGTCCTTGTGGACAGTGAGACGATTTCGAACCGGATTCTCGCGGAGTATTTGACGGAGGTCGGTTGTCCGACCACGTACGAGGAATCGATACGGGACTACATGGGGTCGGCGATGCACCGGGTCCATGACCTCGTCGAGGAGCGGATGGGGCGGCGGTTGCCGGCGGACTTCGACGAGAGGTTCCACCGGAAGGTGTTCGACGCGTTCAGGCGGGATCTGCAGCCGGTGCCCGGTGTTGACGCGGTGTTGGAGAAGCTGGAGGCCAACGGGGTCCCGTACTGCGTGGCTTCGTCGGGGAGCCATGAGCGGATCAGGGTGGGGCTGGGGACGACGGGGCTGTATGAGCGCTTCGGGGAGGAGCGGATCTTCAGCTCGCAGGATGTGGGTCGGGGGAAGCCGGCGCCGGACTTGTTTCTGCATGCGGCGCGGGTGATGGGGGTGGCGCCGGAGCGGTGTGCGGTGGTGGAGGACAGCCCGTTGGGGGTGGAGGCGGCTGTGGCGGCGGGGATGGATGTGTACGGGTTCACGGGGATGACGCCGGCGGCGAAGCTGGCGGATGCCACGGCGAGGTTCGGGGAGATGGGAGAGCTGCCGGGGCTGCTGTTGGGCTGA
- the trpS gene encoding tryptophan--tRNA ligase, translating to MTRIFSGVKPTGHLTLGNYLGAVRRWVAVDQHAAEALFCVVDLHALTVDHDPARVRRLSRQAASLLLAAGLDPDVCTVFVQSQVDEHARLAYVLECVATDGEMRRMIQYKEKSARERARGGSVRLSLLTYPVLMAADILAYGADEVPVGDDQAQHVELTRDLAVRFNQRYGHTFVVPKAVHPQVGARVMSLQDPGSKMGKSDGDAAAGIVYLLDEPEVVRKKVMRAVTDSGHEVEYDRDAKPGVANLLDILAACTGREPAALAEDYHSYGVLKKDTAEAVVEELRPLRVRHAELCADPGYVDGVLRAGAERARGLARPRVDAAYRAIGLLPAG from the coding sequence ATGACGCGGATCTTCAGTGGTGTGAAGCCGACCGGGCACCTGACGTTGGGGAACTACCTGGGGGCGGTGCGCAGGTGGGTGGCGGTGGACCAGCATGCGGCGGAGGCGCTGTTCTGCGTGGTGGACCTGCATGCACTGACGGTGGACCACGATCCGGCGCGGGTGCGGCGGCTGAGCAGGCAGGCGGCGAGCCTGTTGCTGGCGGCGGGGCTGGATCCGGATGTGTGCACGGTGTTCGTGCAGAGTCAGGTGGATGAGCACGCGCGGCTGGCGTATGTGCTGGAGTGCGTCGCCACGGACGGGGAGATGCGGCGGATGATCCAGTACAAGGAGAAGTCCGCGCGGGAGCGGGCGCGGGGCGGGAGTGTGCGGCTGTCGCTGCTGACGTATCCGGTGCTGATGGCGGCGGACATCCTGGCGTACGGGGCGGACGAGGTGCCGGTGGGGGACGACCAGGCGCAGCATGTGGAGCTGACGCGGGATCTGGCGGTTCGTTTCAATCAGAGGTACGGGCACACGTTCGTGGTGCCGAAGGCGGTGCATCCGCAGGTGGGGGCGCGGGTGATGAGCCTGCAGGATCCGGGTTCGAAGATGGGGAAGTCGGACGGGGACGCGGCGGCGGGGATCGTCTATCTGCTCGATGAGCCGGAGGTCGTGCGGAAGAAGGTCATGCGGGCGGTGACGGACAGCGGCCACGAGGTGGAGTACGACCGGGACGCGAAGCCCGGGGTGGCGAATCTGCTGGACATCCTGGCGGCCTGTACGGGGAGGGAGCCGGCGGCGCTGGCGGAGGACTACCACTCATACGGCGTTCTGAAGAAGGACACGGCGGAGGCGGTCGTGGAGGAGCTGCGGCCGTTGCGGGTGCGGCATGCGGAGCTGTGTGCGGACCCGGGGTATGTGGACGGGGTACTGCGGGCGGGGGCGGAGCGGGCGCGGGGGCTGGCGCGGCCGAGGGTGGATGCGGCCTACCGGGCGATCGGGCTGCTGCCTGCGGGCTGA
- a CDS encoding GlxA family transcriptional regulator — MYRVALVAFPGIRSFDVAVITEVWGAGGHGSGVPDFELRRVAADPGPIPMPGGLSLTPDRPLSWLADADLVVVPGLENPTDPVPPAVLHALRRAHAAGTPTAALCAGAFALAQAGLLDGRRAVTHWQLADLLAGLHPAVTVEPDALFVEDDGLWTSAGVAAGIDLCLHLVRTAHGAEAAAAVARSMVTAPFRTGTQAQFIEHPTPTADRDADALAGVRERALRHLHDPLTVADLAAWAGMSPRSFTRHFSSTTGTTPLRWLLDQRIAAAQKLLERTDLPMPEVARRCGFGSEVTMRQHFAARLATSPRDYRRAFHPTGHPTGQPAGSSPIAR; from the coding sequence ATGTACCGCGTGGCGCTCGTCGCCTTTCCCGGCATCCGCAGCTTCGACGTCGCCGTCATCACCGAGGTCTGGGGCGCCGGCGGCCACGGCTCCGGCGTACCCGACTTCGAACTGCGCCGGGTCGCCGCCGACCCCGGCCCCATCCCCATGCCCGGCGGCCTCAGCCTCACCCCGGACCGCCCCCTGTCCTGGCTCGCCGACGCCGACCTGGTCGTCGTCCCCGGCCTTGAGAACCCCACCGACCCGGTACCCCCGGCCGTCCTCCACGCCCTCCGCCGGGCCCACGCCGCCGGGACGCCGACGGCCGCCCTGTGCGCGGGCGCCTTCGCCCTGGCCCAGGCAGGCCTGCTCGACGGCCGCCGCGCGGTCACCCACTGGCAGCTCGCCGACCTCCTCGCCGGGCTCCACCCCGCCGTCACCGTCGAACCCGACGCCCTCTTCGTCGAGGACGACGGCCTGTGGACCTCCGCCGGCGTCGCCGCCGGCATCGACCTCTGCCTCCACCTCGTCCGCACCGCCCACGGCGCCGAAGCCGCCGCCGCCGTCGCCCGCTCCATGGTCACCGCCCCCTTCCGCACCGGCACCCAGGCCCAGTTCATCGAGCACCCGACCCCCACCGCCGACCGCGACGCCGACGCACTCGCCGGCGTACGCGAACGAGCCCTCCGCCACCTCCACGACCCCCTCACCGTCGCCGACCTCGCCGCCTGGGCCGGCATGTCCCCCCGCTCCTTCACCCGCCACTTCTCCTCCACCACCGGCACCACCCCGCTGCGCTGGCTCCTCGACCAGCGCATCGCCGCCGCCCAGAAGCTCCTCGAACGCACCGACCTCCCCATGCCCGAAGTCGCCCGCCGCTGCGGCTTCGGCAGCGAAGTGACCATGCGCCAGCACTTCGCCGCCCGCCTGGCCACCAGCCCCCGCGACTACCGCCGCGCCTTTCACCCCACCGGTCACCCCACCGGTCAGCCCGCAGGCAGCAGCCCGATCGCCCGGTAG
- a CDS encoding cysteine hydrolase family protein — MEISENAALIVVDVQKGFDAEEVWGRRNNPAAEENIAAVIDAWQTAGRPVVFVRHDSADLDCGPLRPGFWGNDFKDLVEQRRGKGSGPELLVTKTVNSAFYGEPDLDAWLKGAGVRQIVIVGIQTNMCNETTARMGGNLGYDVIFPLDAMHTFDLAEGPFGWTATAEELSRATAVSLHGGGFAKVVTTAELLG, encoded by the coding sequence ATGGAGATTTCGGAGAACGCGGCACTGATCGTGGTGGACGTACAGAAGGGCTTCGACGCCGAGGAGGTGTGGGGGCGCCGGAACAATCCGGCGGCGGAGGAGAACATCGCCGCGGTGATCGACGCGTGGCAGACGGCCGGGCGGCCGGTGGTGTTCGTACGGCACGACTCGGCGGATCTGGACTGCGGGCCGTTGCGGCCGGGGTTCTGGGGCAACGACTTCAAGGACCTCGTGGAGCAGCGCCGTGGCAAGGGCAGTGGCCCGGAGCTGCTGGTGACGAAGACGGTGAACTCGGCGTTCTACGGCGAGCCGGATCTGGACGCGTGGCTGAAGGGCGCGGGGGTGCGGCAGATCGTGATCGTCGGGATCCAGACGAACATGTGCAACGAGACCACGGCCCGGATGGGCGGGAATCTCGGGTATGACGTGATCTTCCCGCTGGACGCGATGCACACGTTCGACCTGGCGGAGGGACCTTTCGGTTGGACGGCGACCGCGGAGGAGCTGTCGCGGGCGACGGCGGTGTCGCTGCACGGCGGCGGCTTCGCGAAGGTGGTTACTACCGCGGAGCTGCTGGGCTGA
- the proC gene encoding pyrroline-5-carboxylate reductase, protein MTQKVAVLGTGKIGEALLSGMIRAGWSPADLLVTARRAERAEELRGRYGVESVTNAEAAKIADTLILAVKPQDMSALLDELAPHVAADRLVISAAAGIPTAFFEERLADGIAVVRVMPNTPVLVDEGMSVISAGSHATEAHLLRTEEIFNPVGKTLRVPEKQQDAATALSGSGPAYFYFLVEAMTDAGILLGLPRAQAHDLIVQSAIGAAVMLRDSGEHPVKLREAVTSPAGTTISAIRELEKHGVRHALIAALEAARDRSRELASGNG, encoded by the coding sequence ATGACGCAGAAAGTGGCAGTCCTCGGCACCGGCAAGATCGGCGAAGCACTCCTCTCGGGCATGATCCGGGCCGGCTGGTCCCCGGCCGACCTCCTGGTCACCGCCCGCCGCGCCGAGCGCGCCGAGGAGCTCCGCGGCCGCTACGGGGTCGAGTCCGTCACCAACGCCGAAGCGGCGAAGATCGCCGACACCCTGATCCTCGCCGTCAAGCCGCAGGACATGTCAGCCCTGCTCGACGAACTCGCCCCGCACGTCGCCGCCGACCGCCTGGTCATCAGCGCCGCGGCCGGCATCCCCACCGCCTTCTTCGAGGAGCGGCTCGCCGACGGCATCGCCGTCGTACGCGTCATGCCCAACACCCCCGTCCTCGTGGACGAGGGCATGTCCGTCATCTCCGCCGGCAGCCACGCCACCGAGGCCCATCTCCTCCGTACCGAGGAGATCTTCAACCCCGTCGGCAAGACCCTGCGCGTCCCCGAGAAGCAGCAGGACGCCGCCACCGCCCTCTCCGGCTCCGGCCCCGCCTACTTCTACTTCCTCGTCGAGGCCATGACCGACGCCGGCATCCTCCTCGGCCTGCCCCGCGCCCAGGCCCACGACCTCATCGTCCAGTCCGCCATCGGCGCCGCCGTCATGCTCCGCGACTCCGGCGAACACCCCGTCAAGCTCCGCGAGGCCGTCACCTCCCCGGCCGGCACCACCATCAGCGCCATCCGCGAGCTGGAGAAGCACGGCGTACGCCACGCCCTCATCGCCGCCCTGGAGGCCGCCCGCGACCGCAGCCGCGAGCTGGCCTCCGGCAACGGCTGA
- a CDS encoding ABC transporter permease, producing the protein MNPSRTLATARRVLLQLRHDPRTVALMLVVPCVLLALLNWVYDSTPGTFDSVGASLLGIFPLITMFLVTSIATLRERTSGTLERLLSMPLGKGDLLAGYALAFGAVAVVQACLATGLAVLALGLDVTGSAWLLLLVALADAFLGIALGLFVSAFAASEFQAVQFMPAVILPQILLCGLLMPRDRMQPVLEAVSNVLPMSYAVDGMKEVLTHTGVTGTFVRDLAVVAACAVLALALGAATLRRRTA; encoded by the coding sequence GTGAACCCGTCCCGCACCCTCGCCACCGCCCGCCGGGTCCTGCTCCAGCTGCGCCACGACCCGCGCACCGTCGCCCTCATGCTCGTCGTGCCCTGCGTCCTGCTCGCGCTCCTGAACTGGGTCTACGACTCCACCCCCGGCACCTTCGACTCCGTCGGCGCCTCACTGCTCGGCATCTTCCCGCTGATCACGATGTTCCTGGTCACCTCCATCGCGACCCTGCGCGAACGCACCTCCGGCACCCTGGAGCGCCTGCTCTCCATGCCGCTCGGCAAGGGCGACCTCCTCGCCGGCTACGCCCTCGCCTTCGGCGCCGTCGCCGTCGTCCAGGCCTGCCTCGCCACCGGCCTGGCCGTCCTCGCCCTCGGCCTCGACGTGACCGGCTCCGCCTGGCTGCTGCTCCTGGTCGCCCTCGCCGACGCGTTCCTCGGCATCGCCCTGGGGCTGTTCGTCAGCGCCTTCGCCGCCAGCGAGTTCCAGGCCGTCCAGTTCATGCCGGCCGTGATCCTGCCGCAGATCCTGCTCTGCGGCCTGCTCATGCCGCGCGACCGTATGCAGCCCGTCCTCGAAGCCGTCTCCAATGTGCTGCCCATGTCGTACGCCGTCGACGGCATGAAGGAAGTCCTCACCCACACCGGCGTCACCGGCACCTTCGTCCGCGACCTCGCCGTCGTGGCGGCCTGCGCCGTACTCGCCCTCGCCCTCGGAGCCGCGACCCTGCGCAGGCGCACGGCCTGA
- a CDS encoding ABC transporter ATP-binding protein, whose amino-acid sequence MPEAVRAHALTVVRGGRTVLDNLDFAVPPGRITGLLGPSGCGKSTLMRAIVGTQAHVTGALDVLGLPAGHRTLRSRVGYVTQAPSVYEDLTVRQNLDYFAAVLGAPRADITRAIADVDLTSHADALAGNLSGGQLGRVSLAVALLGEPELLVLDEPTVGLDPVLRRDLWALFHRLAADRGTTLLISSHVMDEAERCHRLLLMREGRILADDTPAALRDRTGSETVEAAFLHLVDEANSGQNKTAAATAATPAGESR is encoded by the coding sequence GTGCCGGAGGCGGTCCGTGCCCACGCCCTGACCGTCGTGCGGGGAGGCCGCACCGTCCTGGACAACCTGGACTTCGCCGTGCCGCCCGGCCGGATCACCGGACTCCTCGGCCCAAGCGGCTGCGGCAAGTCCACCCTCATGCGCGCCATCGTCGGCACCCAGGCCCACGTCACCGGCGCCCTGGACGTCCTCGGCCTGCCCGCCGGCCACCGCACCCTGCGCTCCCGCGTCGGCTACGTCACCCAGGCGCCCTCCGTCTACGAGGACCTGACCGTCCGCCAGAACCTCGACTACTTCGCCGCCGTCCTCGGCGCCCCCCGCGCCGACATCACCCGCGCCATCGCCGACGTCGACCTCACCTCCCACGCCGACGCCCTCGCCGGCAACCTCTCCGGCGGCCAGCTCGGCCGCGTCTCCCTCGCCGTGGCCCTCCTCGGCGAACCCGAACTCCTCGTCCTCGACGAACCCACCGTCGGCCTCGACCCCGTCCTGCGCCGCGACCTGTGGGCCCTGTTCCACCGCCTCGCCGCCGACCGGGGCACCACCCTCCTCATCTCCTCCCACGTCATGGACGAGGCCGAGCGCTGCCACCGCCTGCTCCTCATGCGCGAAGGCCGCATCCTGGCCGACGACACCCCGGCCGCGCTGCGCGACCGTACGGGCAGCGAAACCGTCGAAGCCGCCTTCCTCCACCTCGTGGACGAGGCGAACTCCGGCCAGAACAAGACCGCCGCCGCAACCGCCGCAACCCCGGCAGGAGAATCCCGGTGA